The DNA sequence CGAAAGAGAAAGAGAGATAGAAAACGAAAGAGAAAGAGAGAGAGAAAGACAAAGATCCTGTTGCGGGAATGATACCACTTTGAAATACGAGAAAGAAGATAATACAATCGAAAGGGCAAATGATCAAATGAGTGTAAACGATTCTTTCTGGAGGAAtgaaaataacgaaataaagTCAGACGTAGCAACTGCTCAGAATGTTTGGAATGTACCGTACAATAATAAGGAGGTGAACTATTTTGTGGAAGATATATTGATGGAACCATAtaataagaagaaaatatataaagagaaTAAGAAGAGATATAAAGGCGAAgaagaatattataaacgTGGCATAAAGGGGAATATTAATGATGTTGTTATGTATGATAATTTTAGTAGAAATAGGAAAAACAAGGATGATCAGATCTATGACGTGccaatgtataataataaaataaattcgaaatattataatgaagggaataaaatattttatgaccatattcataataattttgacCATACAGcgaaacaaaattattattacgaTTATGATCATCATCAGCATCAGTATCACTATTACGACTGCGATCAAAATTATGAGTACCGTTATAATGACAATGATGCAAAtgattatatgaaaaaaaaggaaacctATGTTGTGCATAAGAATTATGAACcgaatgaaaaatatgaggATACAAATTCCTTCATTTCAgctgaaaaaagaaaaatagtcGAAAAATCCAAAACGAGTGTAGGTACTTTGGagaattattttcataaggATAAGAAACATTCCAATATAGAACTTCCAACGGGTAATCTTTCAAAGGAGCAGTATCTAAGAGCTCACACGTCCTCCTACCTAGAAAAGGGGAATGAAAacaaaagggaaaaatataaCGATAGTTTTCTtctcaaaaatgaaaatatacaatGCGGTACTAATAAGGACAATACGtattataatagtaacaTTGTTGATCTAATTAATATGAACTATCTGAATGGTTATGGGAACGAAGCGAACATGAATGGGAATGAGAATGGGAACGCAAATGAGAATACAAATGCTCATGAACAATTCAGAATAAAAGGAAACGACAATTTATATGACCATGCAAATTATCATCAAGAGGTCGAAGAAGTAGAATATAATCAAAATAGATATACATCCCAGGGAAGTAAATTTCGCGAATATCATAGAGAAAATGATGGAAAAGATAGTCCACCTTATAAacgtagtagtagtaataatgataataatgtaaatgcGTTTACACCtccttttatatatgatacgaaatataaatatgaacaaaaaattaattatgatAAAGGGATAGACAAAAGAATAAGTGAAAATGCTAAGAGGAGGAACTACTCAAATGATGTTAATTATGACACTCCTTTTAGAAAAGCTAATAcgaattatgaaaattataaattcacTAGTGATATACACAATGAAAATTACGACAATTGCTGTATTATGCACTCTGATGGAGCTAGAATAGGCAGGAATACAAATTACATTGGGACCTACAATAATGCAGTGGTATATCGTCATGCAGATGTTCAAAGTTACGTGTGGGGTAATGAAGGAAGAAATGGGCATGCTAATTTTGACAAAAGGGAGAATAACACTGAACAAATTAGTAGCAGCAGAGGAAATAGTAGAGGGAATAATAGAAGCAAGAACAGAAGCAGTAATATCAGCAGTGTTAGTGTGAGcagcaataataatgaaattttgtATGATATGTGTCGTGAACATTTGGACACCTTGgggaaagagaaaaatacaCAAGTGCTCAGCAAAATAATGGATGTTATGATGAATATACAGAACGACTTGAAGGACGTAAAACACAAgttaactaaaaaaaagaaaaaggagtTGAATGagaatgaaaatgaaaatatagaCAAAGAGacagaaaaaaggaataataatGAATCATGTATAAAGGGTGATAATATGTCATCTAAACATCAGAGTAAAAAATGCTTAACATTTttgaaagaagaaaataaagtaGATGAGGGAAGGAAGGATGTAGCATTAGATGCCTACTCAAAGGATGGAAGATCTATTGATAAGGAAAGCAAGGAGACGAAATTTGGTAGCGATGGTAGTACTACACCCAATAATGGATGCAAAGAGGATAAAGGAACGAAAGAAAAGGATACGTACGAAAAGAACGTCAACGAAAAAGGCACATacgaaaagggaaaaattcTAACGAAaggtttttcaaaaaatggaGTAAACGATATCGATAAGGCtttggaaaataataaaaaccaTTTTAGTAAAAAACAAAGAGAGGAGTCAATAGATCAAAGGAAAAGGAACATAAATAACTTCactataaataaagaattatgCACAAGTTTTAACTTAGTGTTAAagaatttaaattatgaGAATATCGATGATTCAGTTATTTGCAAATCGAATagattatatttatttaataaattttttacctCTTTGTTTTATAAAGACAGTACTAGGacacataattttattatgtttaatatttacaatataGAACAGAAAAGACAAACACATAAAGTTTCTTTATTTCAAGAAAAGGATTATTATGACATGTTTCATTTGGCTTATAACaacttattattttatgcttttgactgctataaattttatcgacatataaaaaataaatttaaggatacatataaaatttatgaaaattctactatgtgtttatatattaataataattatgaaacaaatttaataaatagaaTTTTCATTGAGCAGAATAACTATAACAACAATGTATACCACttgaatgaaaaaagaatattgaAGACTTCAACTAAATATTTCTTGGATCATTTCTTATCCttaatagataaaaaaattaatataaaaaatataatcccattaatgaaaaaaagtaattatgAATTAgatcaaaataatttatacttCTTCATTTCGACCTTTAATTTAATGGACAAAATTTTTAGCGATTCAAATGGTTTTGattgcaataaaaaaatttttgaaaaaaattctcctaatgtaaaaaatttcgcaattttttttaagttcatAAATGACGCCTCTAATTTTTATGACTCATTCATTAGTGGGACTAACGCGAATAATAGTGGGAACATTAGCACAAATGCTAATAATAACCCGAATGATATTCCTAATGATAACACAAATGGCAGTGAAGTACACAGAGGCTGTTACAGACTAATAATTGTAGCCTTACATAAAGGAAAATCGTTCAAGTACAACAAATTGTCCTTTAGTAGTTTTATGAAAACGAGGGATAATGAATTACAcaaatattacaataattaCGACTCGATGTCTTTTGAAAATAACACCGTAATACTTTTTAACCTGTCCTATGCCGTTCCCTTTTATTATGTAGAATATTACAAAAACTAGGGAGCGCATGTGTGTAGATATAcctacatacatgcatacacatacacaattatatatagatgtCTGCTTGTACTTAggtgtacatgcatatataaattagcATTTCTCTTCACAGCTTTACTGGTGACAATGATCATATAGAATATTAACATGCCAGAACATTAGCCCTTATGCGTGTAGGGAAATTAtctgcatatatgtatatatgcacgcACATATACttgcatgtatacatatgtgagctctactttatatataaacactGCGATCATTTGTCCTAATTTGTGATAactttttgttattttgtacaattttcgatcatttttatgtttttgatGTTTTTGGTATTTTCtacgttttttatttttttgatgtttttatttttaaaatttttttcctttttttaattttttgtacaaACGCCTTTTTTTTGGACATTTCTCTTTAAATATGCACTTTTTTATGTACcctattttacatttttttttgtgagaAATATTggtttttatcttttttttttttaatacttatcccttttttctctttttttttaattaacttATCGTCCATCCCTTTTTTACCCCTTCCCATATTATATGTCTTTgtttctaatatttttaaagttatacgtgaaataaaagtataagtgaaaatatatttatatatatgtataagtataataaaaaaaattttctgtCTTCTGTAATATGTTGTTATGAACTTTTTTTGTTGAAACATTTGCGTTATCCTTTACCTTTACTTAACAGTACGTATATGTTCAAGTATGAATGCgggcatgtatgtatatatatatatatatatatatatatatatatatatatatatatatatacacgcgTGTAAGCTTACGGAAAAAGAGGAgtatatatagtaataatttataagcGCACaacccctttttttttatgaagtttcaaaaattagaattttctcttttcccATTCCTCTCCGGTTATATGGTTTAAAATTGTATTACCTTAAATCagatcttttttttcgtattttctTTCTCCATCAActtagattttttttttaattttattattcttttttttttttttttttttttttttttttgtatgtacaCTGAAAAAAGTTAAGGAATATTGAAATTGCTTATATAGATATACCCAATCTTATTAACGTACCTGCACCTTTCCAGAATTAAGAGACATAATTAGTGCCATTAATgcaattaaattatttttacaatataaaaaataaaaacaacaaaaagttaaaatattcttataccgtgctaatataaaaattatacgcacgcctatatttttaaaaataaattatttagcTCTTGTGTAGGATCTTCAAAGGATTAAGCTATTTTGTCTTTGTTCTTATTGTGTGCACATTCTAcaacacataaatatataagtgtatGTATAAGTAGGTACACGTGGGTATATGTATGAGCAAATATCACCTGTACTTTTCCTGCACTAATAAACGTTTGTATTGGTATTTTGTCTCTCCATTTATTCTGTCTTGTTTTAATTATCTTAAGAACACTACAAACAAGTAAAGCACTGacaatattaaaatgtttcATTGTTAGTCCTTTTTACGCGTAtcgcatatatacatatatatatacatatatatatacatatatatatatatggtgacatgtatgcatatattccATTCCTAcgtttgttcatattttgtttGTGTCTGTAATTATGAAGCAGCTGCAAGTgattaattttcttttttgcatttttgaatattttttttttttaagtaaattatGTAAGGGTCAAGTCATAGTTCAGAATAATCTTAACAGAAATGCGATCAGTAATACTAGTGAGCATTTAATTGATACATGCTTAGAAGTTAGTAACGCTATAACTTATTATGAAGACGTACTAAAAGATTATAGctacaataaaaaatgcttaatttataaagaaatagGGAACTCTGTTTTAGAGGCATACAAACTTAATGATCATAATTGTTATAAAGCAATTCAAAAACTTTTGTGCAAGCTAAAATACTTGAAAGTAGAGAATACCTCTGATGAACTGGATAACACGAATGATGAAGACGAGTTGAGGGATAACTCATACGAAAATACCAGAGAAGCCAATTTAATCATTTCGGAAGAGGAAAAGGatatggataaaaaaaatgaaaaaagggagaaaaataataaaaacgaaCAAAATGGAAAACTTGAGCAAAATGGCAAAAACGAACAAAATAAGGACAGACTCCGAGTAGAAAAATGCAACAGCACCAAGACTCTGTTCACTTCCTTACTAAAACGGTGCAGACAAAAAATCAGTAGGGATCCCTTAGTGCACTGTGCATCCTTcgataaggaaaaaaatgttattctGGATGGAGCGCTTTTTTGTGAAAGCTCTTACGAAAGAAAAAGTGTAGAAGATTATAACATAACAAAATCCGTTTATGgggaaaattataaaaaaattataattaaaacttttgattttaaaaatgaacaaatggaAGATTGTTTAAATAtggttaatatatataataattgttcAATAGTTGAGAAAAGTATATttagcaataaaaaaaaagatactgATTTTTGCACAACAGAAAGAAGTGAATATTTTTGTCgttataaaattgaaaaacaGAATGATATGaattacatatacacatgttcAGATATTATATTACCATATTTATTAAGTTCAAAGGATGAAAATAAGACATATGATCAGTTGTGTAACAATATCAGTAATTATGTAAACCTTcttaaagagaaaaaaaactattatttaaagaaaaaaagaaaattaaaagtagATACAAAAAAGGCTAAATTCatgaacaaattatataaaatagttGAAAACCTTTTTCAACTGTTAAAAGaggaatatgaaaaatatgatatgcAAATTAACAATTTATTCAACAATTTAGAAAAgctaaaagaagaaaataaaattaaaaaagttttttccAATGATTACATGGTGTTACAATTAAATAAGGTGAATGATGATATTACTAATTTAGAGGGGATGATAAACAATATTGAGTATCCTACAATGAGCAAAAATAATGTTGCtgaaaatatttctattgttcataaaaccaaaaaatatatagaagaattactaaaaattcaaaaagaCATTTCTTCTACTTCAAATATTCTTAACGAATATTTTAGCAGCAAAAATAAGGATGAATTAAAAGTTATGTATGGAAGTAAATTAAATTTCGATGAACTGAAGAAACTGCAAATGAAGCATGATCGAATAAGTAAGTTGATTAAAAGTTATGCAGAAAGAAATAGCGTCTGGGCTTCTCCATATGAGGAGTCGTTAATTAAAGATTTTAACAAGGATATGCAAAATTTTGATAACTTAACTGAAATTTATACGAGTCaaatatctttattaatCCAAAAGGGCCTTCTGTCAGAGGAAAAGTAGAGCATTACGTGCGCGTACTTatgaatatgcatatatgtatatgtgtatatgtacgtatgtatatatatgtgtgtatacacACGACCCTTGCTGCGCACGTATGTCTTCATAAAATGCGTTTAATTCGCCTTTTTTTGTGtaactaaaaattaattttgaatGCTGAATagaattcttaaaaatatttttaaaaagtaaagatttacaaaaaaaaaaaaatgaagtttAAATAGAAATTGAAACTGGAATTAAAATTGAAGATAAAATTGGAATTAAAATTGGAATTAAAATTGAAGATAAAATTGGGATTAAAATTGGGATTAAAGTTGGAATTAAAATCGGAATTAAAATTGGTATTAAAATTGGaattaaaattgaaattaaaattgaaattaaaattgaaattaaaattgaaattaaaattgaaattaaaattgaaattaaaattgaaattaaaattgaagataaaattaaaataaaaaattaaaattgcgtcaatttgaataaaattaaagctAACTTacaaaagcaaaatatataattatggataagaaaaatagaaaagaattttgtgtatttttaaaagaatttccTCTTGCTTTAAAATCAATTCGAGCagtactattttttaatgattgAAAAGTTCCAACTTTATTTGCGGTACTGCTAatattttgtgtattttGTTTGTTACTTTCGTTCGTTTGTTGACTGttttcaatattttgtaGTAAATTAATTTGAGTTGTTTGTGCAGGTTTCAATTCATTTTCTACAAGAGGATCTGTTTTAGGACAATCAAtttttgcataaaaaaaataatttcctaCGTTGTAACCTTGCTCACTTGTTATTTGAACACTTAGATTTTTACTATCTATTATGTTATT is a window from the Plasmodium brasilianum strain Bolivian I chromosome 9, whole genome shotgun sequence genome containing:
- a CDS encoding hypothetical protein (conserved Plasmodium protein) produces the protein MYKRNNQREKKDSPESREDINADGNKNVGNERKAIMCSSSCNKHRNNEMNNPVKRDQRDDDNNKNGSCDVKNSFFEYIDEKNNFFLMNGEASKEGISNKFKHIYTFAPLEENCKDSINYKVEEFRRNSYGTSNGKGTGVDTGDTSREKRGEAKSDSDYLIDGSEKKYDHHESSYLKSWTCIDSNCNKVDGNYSNRKTSQSFKTIDDAYGSRAVHEGGKEYDEQNIKTDILCEGNYRNDSNYGSKTNYGSKTNYGSKTNYGSKTNFESKTNFESKTNFESKTNFESKTNYESKTNFESKTNYGSSISNRLETNNINGNHRNNSKNVNYGLTYANADGASDACNKENIFGNYSSNIYENDKVLNKEFYDDDDDERSKSKRIDMVYYNRGEYSCEIDSPEMNENMEKNYYTRNVYLENKQHNENNYNEQDIRKKREKKNESSHCNNNNNDNSITTNNKNGDYRKNSIELSEKMNHKNGNALNKYSTNDTNNINEKEIKSKVPNSEDGKKNIYDIMHNEKEKNKGKNLMMNKNNQKITGDNNVYIENGVNNNSHYRSRTMYAHEERGRENIYLGHSYTVNLNREEEVEIERENESKREREIENERKREIENERKREIENERKREIENERKREIENERKREIENEREREIENERERERERQRSCCGNDTTLKYEKEDNTIERANDQMSVNDSFWRNENNEIKSDVATAQNVWNVPYNNKEVNYFVEDILMEPYNKKKIYKENKKRYKGEEEYYKRGIKGNINDVVMYDNFSRNRKNKDDQIYDVPMYNNKINSKYYNEGNKIFYDHIHNNFDHTAKQNYYYDYDHHQHQYHYYDCDQNYEYRYNDNDANDYMKKKETYVVHKNYEPNEKYEDTNSFISAEKRKIVEKSKTSVGTLENYFHKDKKHSNIELPTGNLSKEQYLRAHTSSYLEKGNENKREKYNDSFLLKNENIQCGTNKDNTYYNSNIVDLINMNYLNGYGNEANMNGNENGNANENTNAHEQFRIKGNDNLYDHANYHQEVEEVEYNQNRYTSQGSKFREYHRENDGKDSPPYKRSSSNNDNNVNAFTPPFIYDTKYKYEQKINYDKGIDKRISENAKRRNYSNDVNYDTPFRKANTNYENYKFTSDIHNENYDNCCIMHSDGARIGRNTNYIGTYNNAVVYRHADVQSYVWGNEGRNGHANFDKRENNTEQISSSRGNSRGNNRSKNRSSNISSVSVSSNNNEILYDMCREHLDTLGKEKNTQVLSKIMDVMMNIQNDLKDVKHKLTKKKKKELNENENENIDKETEKRNNNESCIKGDNMSSKHQSKKCLTFLKEENKVDEGRKDVALDAYSKDGRSIDKESKETKFGSDGSTTPNNGCKEDKGTKEKDTYEKNVNEKGTYEKGKILTKGFSKNGVNDIDKALENNKNHFSKKQREESIDQRKRNINNFTINKELCTSFNLVLKNLNYENIDDSVICKSNRLYLFNKFFTSLFYKDSTRTHNFIMFNIYNIEQKRQTHKVSLFQEKDYYDMFHLAYNNLLFYAFDCYKFYRHIKNKFKDTYKIYENSTMCLYINNNYETNLINRIFIEQNNYNNNVYHLNEKRILKTSTKYFLDHFLSLIDKKINIKNIIPLMKKSNYELDQNNLYFFISTFNLMDKIFSDSNGFDCNKKIFEKNSPNVKNFAIFFKFINDASNFYDSFISGTNANNSGNISTNANNNPNDIPNDNTNGSEVHRGCYRLIIVALHKGKSFKYNKLSFSSFMKTRDNELHKYYNNYDSMSFENNTVILFNLSYAVPFYYVEYYKN
- a CDS encoding hypothetical protein (conserved Plasmodium protein) — encoded protein: MKQLQVINFLFCIFEYFFFLSKLCKGQVIVQNNLNRNAISNTSEHLIDTCLEVSNAITYYEDVLKDYSYNKKCLIYKEIGNSVLEAYKLNDHNCYKAIQKLLCKLKYLKVENTSDELDNTNDEDELRDNSYENTREANLIISEEEKDMDKKNEKREKNNKNEQNGKLEQNGKNEQNKDRLRVEKCNSTKTLFTSLLKRCRQKISRDPLVHCASFDKEKNVILDGALFCESSYERKSVEDYNITKSVYGENYKKIIIKTFDFKNEQMEDCLNMVNIYNNCSIVEKSIFSNKKKDTDFCTTERSEYFCRYKIEKQNDMNYIYTCSDIILPYLLSSKDENKTYDQLCNNISNYVNLLKEKKNYYLKKKRKLKVDTKKAKFMNKLYKIVENLFQLLKEEYEKYDMQINNLFNNLEKLKEENKIKKVFSNDYMVLQLNKVNDDITNLEGMINNIEYPTMSKNNVAENISIVHKTKKYIEELLKIQKDISSTSNILNEYFSSKNKDELKVMYGSKLNFDELKKLQMKHDRISKLIKSYAERNSVWASPYEESLIKDFNKDMQNFDNLTEIYTNKIGIKIGIKIEDKIGIKIGIKVGIKIGIKIGIKIGIKIEIKIEIKIEIKIEIKIEIKIEIKIEIKIEDKIKIKN